A genomic region of Procambarus clarkii isolate CNS0578487 chromosome 88, FALCON_Pclarkii_2.0, whole genome shotgun sequence contains the following coding sequences:
- the LOC138359035 gene encoding uncharacterized transmembrane protein DDB_G0289901-like, producing the protein MATESSSSISGSISSGSVSSGSVSGNVSSGSVSSGSVSGNVSSGSVSSGSVSSGSISGNVSSGNVSSGNVSSGNVSSGNVSSGSISSGSISSGSISSGSISSGSISSGSISSGSISSGTVSSGNVSSGSVSSGSVSSGSVSSGSVSSGSISSGSISSGSISSGSISSGSISSGSVSSGSISSGNVSSGNVSSGNVSSGNVSSGNVSSGSISSGSISSGSVSSGSVSSGSVSSGSISSGNVSSGSISSGNVSSGNVSSGSISSGSISSGSVSSGSISSGNVSSGNVSSGNVSSGNVSSGNVSSGSISSGNVSSGSISSGSISSGSISSGSVSSGSISSGNVSSGNVSSGNVSSGSVSSGNVSSGNVSSGSVSSGSISIGSISSGNVSSGSISSGSISSGSISSGSISSGSVSSGSVSSGNVSSGSISSGSISSGSISSGSISSGSVSSGNVSSGSVSSGSVSSGSVSSGSISSGNISSSSISSGNVSSGSISSGNVSSGSISSGNVSSGSVSSGNVSSGNVSSGNVSSGSISSGSISSGSISSGSISSGNVSSGSISSGNVSSGSISSGNVSSGSISSGSVSSGSISGNVSSGSISSGSISSGNVSSGSISSGSVSSGSISGNVSSGSISSGSISSGNVSSGSISSGSVSSGSGSVSSGSISSGSISSGSISSGNVSSGSISSGNISSGSISSGNISSGNVSSGSISSGNVSSGSISSGNVSSGSVSSGSVSSGSVSSGSVSSGSISSGNVSSGSISSGSISGNVSSGSISSGNVSSGSISSGSVSSGNVSSGNVSSGNVSSGSISSGSVSSGSVSSGSVSSGSISSGNVSGSISSGNVSSGSISSGSMEALVCVNRLLAAPARVRRRETQRSQRRRETQRSQRRRETQRSQRRRETQRSQRRRETQRSQRRRETQRSQRRRETQRSQRRRETQRSQRRRETQRSQRRRETQRSQRRRETQRSQRRRETQRSQRRRETQRSQRRRETQRSQRRRETQRSQRRRETQRSQRRRETQRSQRRRETQTLTATPGDATLTATTGRRNAHSDAGRTQRSQRRREDATLHSDCRETQRSQATPGDATLTATAGRRNAHSDAGRRNAHSDAGRRNAPQRRRETQRSQRRRETQRSQRTPGGRNAHSDAGRRNALSDAGRRNALSDAGRRNRSQRRRETQRSQRRRETQRSQRRRETQRSQRRRETQRSQRRRETQRSQRRRETQRSQRRRETQRSTATPGDATLTATPGDATLTATPGDATLTATPGDATLTATPGDATLTATPGDATLTATPGGRNAHSDAGRRNAHSDAGRRNAHSDAGRRNAHSDALVFIMCVKA; encoded by the exons ATGGCCACAGAGAG cagcagcagcatcagtggcagcatcagcagtggcagcgtcagcagtggcagcgtcagtggcaaTGTCAGCAGTGGCAGCGTCAgcagtggcagcgtcagtggcaaTGTCAGCAGTGGCAGCGTCAGCAGTGGCAGCGTCAGCAGTGGCAGCATCAGTGGCAACGTCAGCAGTGGCAACGTCAGTAGTGGCAACGTCAGCAGTGGCAACGTCAGCAGTGGCAACGTCAGCAGTGGCAGCATCAGCAGTGGCAGCATCAGCAGTGGCAGCATCAGCAGTGGCAGCATCAGCAGTGGCAGCATCAGCAGTGGCAGCATCAGCAGTGGCAGCATCAGCAGTGGCACCGTCAGCAGTGGCAACGTCAGCAGTGGCAGCGTCAGCAGTGGCAGCGTCAGCAGTGGCAGCGTCAGCAGTGGCAGCGTCAGCAGTGGCAGCATCAGCAGTGGCAGCATCAGCAGTGGCAGCATCAGCAGTGGCAGCATCAGCAGTGGCAGTATCAGCAGTGGCAGCGTCAGCAGTGGCAGCATCAGCAGTGGCAACGTCAGCAGTGGCAACGTCAGCAGTGGCAACGTCAGCAGTGGCAACGTCAGCAGTGGCAACGTCAGCAGTGGCAGCATCAGCAGTGGCAGCATCAGCAGTGGCAGCGTCAGCAGTGGCAGCGTCAGCAGTGGCAGCGTCAGCAGTGGCAGCATCAGCAGTGGCAACGTCAGCAGTGGCAGCATCAGCAGTGGCAACGTCAGCAGTGGCAACGTCAGCAGTGGCAGCATCAGCAGTGGCAGCATCAGCAGTGGCAGCGTCAGCAGTGGCAGCATCAGCAGTGGCAACGTCAGCAGTGGCAACGTCAGCAGTGGCAACGTCAGCAGTGGCAACGTCAGCAGTGGCAACGTCAGCAGTGGCAGCATCAGCAGTGGCAACGTCAGCAGTGGCAGCATCAGCAGTGGCAGCATCAGCAGTGGCAGTATCAGCAGTGGCAGCGTCAGCAGTGGCAGCATCAGCAGTGGCAACGTCAGCAGTGGCAACGTCAGCAGTGGCAACGTCAGCAGTGGCAGCGTCAGCAGTGGCAACGTCAGCAGTGGCAACGTCAGCAGTGGCAGCGTCAGCAGTGGCAGCATCAGCA TTGGCAGCATCAGCAGTGGCAACGTCAGCAGTGGCAGCATCAGCAGTGGCAGCATCAGCAGTGGCAGCATCAGCAGTGGCAGCATCAGCAGTGGCAGCGTCAGCAGTGGCAGCGTCAGCAGTGGCAACGTCAGCAGTGGCAGCATCAGCAGTGGCAGCATCAGCAGTGGCAGCATCAGCAGTGGCAGCATCAGCAGTGGCAGCGTCAGCAGTGGCAACGTCAGCAGTGGCAGCGTCAGCAGTGGCAGCGTCAGCAGTGGCAGCGTCAGCAGTGGCAGCATCAGCAGTGGCAACATCAGCAGTAGCAGCATCAGCAGTGGCAACGTCAGCAGTGGCAGCATCAGCAGTGGCAACGTCAGCAGTGGCAGCATCAGCAGTGGCAACGTCAGCAGTGGCAGCGTCAGCAGTGGCAACGTCAGCAGTGGCAACGTCAGCAGTGGCAACGTCAGCAGTGGCAGCATCAGCAGTGGCAGCATCAGCAGTGGCAGCATCAGCAGTGGCAGCATCAGCAGTGGCAACGTCAGCAGTGGCAGCATCAGCAGTGGCAACGTCAGCAGTGGCAGCATCAGCAGTGGCAACGTCAGCAGTGGCAGCATCAGCAGTGGCAGCGTCAGCAGTGGCAGCATCAGTGGCAACGTCAGCAGTGGCAGCATCAGCAGTGGCAGCATCAGCAGTGGCAACGTCAGCAGTGGCAGCATCAGCAGTGGCAGCGTCAGCAGTGGCAGCATCAGTGGCAACGTCAGCAGTGGCAGCATCAGCAGTGGCAGCATCAGCAGTGGCAACGTCAGCAGTGGCAGCATCAGCAGTGGCAGCGtcagcagtggcagtggcagcgtcAGCAGTGGCAGCATCAGCAGTGGCAGCATCAGCAGTGGCAGCATCAGCAGTGGCAACGTCAGCAGTGGCAGCATCAGCAGTGGCAACATCAGCAGTGGCAGCATCAGCAGTGGCAACATCAGCAGTGGCAACGTCAGCAGTGGCAGTATCAGCAGTGGCAACGTCAGCAGTGGCAGCATCAGCAGTGGCAACGTCAGCAGTGGCAGCGTCAGCAGTGGCAGCGTCAGCAGTGGCAGCGTCAGCAGTGGCAGCGTCAGCAGTGGCAGCATCAGCAGTGGCAACGTCAGCAGTGGCAGCATCAGCAGTGGCAGCATCAGTGGCAACGTCAGCAGTGGCAGCATCAGCAGTGGCAACGTCAGCAGTGGCAGCATCAGCAGTGGCAGCGTCAGCAGTGGCAACGTCAGCAGTGGCAACGTCAGCAGTGGCAACGTCAGCAGTGGCAGCATCAGCAGTGGCAGCGTCAGCAGTGGCAGCGTCAGCAGTGGCAGCGTCAGCAGTGGCAGCATCAGCAGTGGCAACGTCAGTGGCAGCATCAGCAGTGGCAACGTCAGCAGTGGCAGCATCAGCAGTGGCAGCATGGAGGCCTTGGTGTG tgTAAACCGTCTCCTGGCGGCGCCTGCCCGGGTGCGACGCCGGGAGACACAACGCTCACAGCGACGCCGGGAGACGCAACGCTCACAGCGACGCCGGGAGACGCAACGCTCACAGCGACGCCGGGAGACGCAACGCTCACAGCGACGCCGGGAGACGCAACGCTCACAGCGACGCCGGGAGACGCAACGCTCACAGCGACGCCGGGAGACGCAACGCTCACAGCGACGCCGGGAGACGCAACGCTCACAGCGACGCCGGGAGACGCAACGCTCACAGCGACGCCGGGAGACGCAACGCTCACAGCGACGCCGGGAGACGCAACGCTCACAGCGACGCCGGGAGACGCAACGCTCACAGCGACGCCGGGAGACGCAACGCTCACAGCGACGCCGGGAGACGCAACGCTCACAGCGACGCCGGGAGACGCAACGCTCACAGCGACGCCGGGAGACGCAACGCTCACAGCGACGCCGGGAGACGCAACGCTCACAGCGACGCCGGGAGACGCAAACGCTCACAGCGACGCCGGGAGACGCAACGCTCACAGCGACGACCGGGAGACGCAACGCTCACAGCGACGCCGGGAGAACGCAACGCTCACAGCGACGCCGGGAGGACGCAACGCTCCACAGCGACTGCCGGGAGACGCAACGCTCACAAGCGACGCCGGGAGACGCAACGCTCACAGCGACTGCCGGGAGACGCAACGCTCACAGCGACGCCGGGAGACGCAACGCTCACAGCGACGCCGGGAGACGCAACGCTCCACAGCGACGCCGGGAGACGCAACGCTCACAGCGACGCCGGGAGACGCAACGCTCACAGCGGACGCCGGGAGGACGCAACGCTCACAGCGACGCCGGGAGACGCAACGCTCTCAGCGACGCCGGGAGACGCAACGCTCTCAGCGACGCCGGGAGACGCAACCGCTCTCAGCGACGCCGGGAGACGCAACGCTCTCAGCGACGCCGGGAGACGCAACGCTCACAGCGACGCCGGGAGACGCAACGCTCACAGCGACGCCGGGAGACGCAACGCTCACAGCGACGCCGGGAGACGCAACGCTCACAGCGACGCCGGGAGACGCAACGCTCACAGCGACGCCGGGAGACGCAACGCTCAACAGCGACGCCGGGAGACGCAACGCTCACAGCGACGCCGGGAGACGCAACGCTCACAGCGACGCCGGGAGACGCAACGCTCACAGCGACGCCGGGAGACGCAACGCTCACAGCGACGCCGGGAGACGCAACGCTCACAGCGACGCCGGGAGACGCAACGCTCACAGCGACGCCGGGAGGACGCAACGCTCACAGCGACGCCGGGAGACGCAACGCTCACAGCGACGCCGGGAGACGCAACGCTCACAGCGACGCCGGGAGACGCAACGCTCACAGCGACGCATTAGTGTTCATAATGTGTGTGAAGGCGTGA